From a region of the Helicobacter hepaticus ATCC 51449 genome:
- the kdsA gene encoding 3-deoxy-8-phosphooctulonate synthase gives MILMSGPCVIESYEALSAVAQALKPLSEKAHIDFYFKASFDKANRTSLESYRGPGLEKGLELLSEIKKQFGYKIITDIHESYQAKHIAKVADVIQIPAFLCRQTDLIVEVAKTERIVNIKKGQFMNPSDMQHSVLKAIKTRGGTQATYEQSQKYGIWLTERGSTFGYGNLVVDMRSLVIMRSFAPVIFDATHSVQMPGAAGGKSGGDSSFVPYLARAAAAVGVDGFFMETHLNPKEALSDGPNMVQTNALIPLIEQLYDIENLTQHKNGK, from the coding sequence ATGATTTTAATGAGCGGACCTTGCGTAATTGAAAGTTATGAAGCACTAAGTGCAGTAGCGCAGGCATTAAAGCCTTTGAGTGAAAAGGCACATATTGATTTTTATTTTAAGGCAAGTTTTGATAAGGCGAATCGCACGAGTTTAGAGAGCTATCGCGGACCTGGGTTAGAAAAAGGACTTGAATTACTTTCTGAAATTAAAAAACAATTTGGATATAAAATTATTACTGATATACACGAAAGCTATCAAGCAAAGCATATTGCAAAAGTAGCAGATGTGATACAAATCCCTGCATTTTTGTGTCGTCAAACAGATTTAATAGTTGAGGTAGCAAAAACTGAACGCATTGTGAATATCAAAAAAGGGCAATTTATGAATCCTTCCGATATGCAACATAGCGTATTAAAGGCAATTAAAACGCGTGGAGGCACGCAAGCTACCTATGAGCAGTCGCAAAAATATGGTATATGGCTTACAGAGCGTGGGAGCACTTTTGGTTATGGGAATCTTGTCGTTGATATGCGCTCTTTGGTGATAATGCGCTCTTTTGCACCTGTGATTTTTGATGCTACGCATAGTGTGCAAATGCCCGGTGCAGCAGGAGGTAAAAGTGGAGGAGACAGCTCATTTGTGCCTTATCTCGCTAGAGCTGCGGCTGCAGTAGGTGTAGATGGATTTTTTATGGAAACACATCTAAATCCAAAAGAAGCTTTAAGTGATGGACCAAATATGGTGCAAACAAATGCACTTATTCCACTTATAGAGCAGTTGTATGATATTGAAAATCTTACACAACATAAAAATGGCAAATAG
- the nusB gene encoding transcription antitermination factor NusB, with protein sequence MATRTQAREAVIGMLYAYDLGNESIIEIARSMLEEKKIKNKQQDFAFSLLQGVIEHLSQIDLCIAPYLKEWEFSRLGGMERAMLRLGAFEILYTETDTPVIINEAVELGKMYGGEDNAPRFINGVLDALSKAHTKNKKSEDCSKTQDIINDALGKES encoded by the coding sequence ATGGCAACACGCACACAGGCACGAGAGGCAGTTATTGGTATGCTTTATGCCTATGATTTAGGAAATGAAAGTATCATTGAAATTGCGCGGAGTATGCTTGAGGAAAAAAAGATTAAAAATAAGCAGCAAGATTTTGCTTTTTCACTTTTGCAGGGTGTGATAGAGCATCTTTCTCAGATTGATTTGTGCATTGCTCCCTATTTAAAGGAATGGGAATTTTCACGACTTGGTGGAATGGAGCGCGCGATGCTAAGACTTGGAGCTTTTGAAATTCTTTATACAGAAACGGATACACCTGTAATAATCAATGAAGCAGTGGAGCTTGGGAAAATGTATGGTGGCGAAGATAATGCACCACGTTTTATTAATGGTGTGCTTGATGCGCTCAGTAAGGCACATACAAAAAATAAAAAAAGTGAAGATTGCAGCAAAACACAAGATATTATAAATGACGCCTTAGGCAAGGAATCTTAA
- the ribH gene encoding 6,7-dimethyl-8-ribityllumazine synthase encodes MNIIEGKLQLIGDERIAIISSRFNHLITDRLVEGAKDCFVRHGGRDDLLDLVLVPGAYEIPFALQKILSQGEYDGICCLGAVIRGSTPHFDYVSAEATKGIANVTLKYGAPVTFGVLTTDSIEQAIERAGTKVGNKGFEAMASLIELINLYRKIGA; translated from the coding sequence ATGAACATTATTGAGGGTAAATTACAGCTTATAGGTGATGAGAGAATTGCAATTATTAGTTCTCGCTTTAATCATTTGATTACAGATAGATTGGTAGAAGGCGCTAAAGATTGTTTTGTGCGACACGGCGGACGCGATGATTTGCTTGATTTGGTGCTTGTTCCTGGTGCGTATGAGATTCCATTTGCATTACAAAAGATTCTCTCACAAGGCGAGTATGATGGTATTTGTTGTTTGGGTGCAGTGATACGAGGCTCTACACCACATTTTGATTATGTTTCTGCAGAGGCGACTAAAGGCATAGCGAATGTTACGCTTAAATATGGCGCACCTGTAACTTTTGGTGTTCTTACAACTGATAGTATTGAACAAGCTATTGAACGTGCTGGAACAAAGGTTGGAAATAAGGGCTTTGAAGCAATGGCTAGTCTCATTGAGCTTATCAATCTCTATCGTAAAATTGGAGCTTAA
- a CDS encoding carbonic anhydrase, with translation MKELFEGAIKFREEDFNEHKELYESLKKRQEPHTLLITCTDSRVVPNLITNSLPGDLFVIRNMGNIVPPYLGSDKGIRGGYLATTSGIEYALSILGIKNVIICGHSDCGACSAIYEPPEELEKAPYVKKWIELLEPVKQKVDALKPGSKAKRRWLMEQVNIEHQLENLMTYPFVEERFDRGELNIYGWYYIIETGEILNYNMIQREFKPINKIKS, from the coding sequence ATGAAAGAGTTATTTGAAGGGGCAATCAAGTTTCGTGAGGAAGACTTTAATGAGCATAAAGAGCTTTATGAAAGTCTTAAAAAAAGACAAGAGCCTCATACATTGCTTATTACTTGCACAGATTCTCGTGTTGTGCCAAATCTTATCACAAATTCTTTACCTGGAGATTTGTTTGTCATACGCAATATGGGAAATATTGTCCCACCCTATCTTGGAAGCGATAAAGGCATACGTGGAGGATATTTAGCAACGACTTCGGGTATTGAATATGCGCTGAGTATTTTGGGCATTAAAAATGTTATTATTTGTGGGCATAGTGATTGTGGTGCGTGTTCTGCTATTTATGAACCACCAGAGGAGCTAGAAAAAGCGCCTTATGTCAAAAAATGGATTGAACTTTTAGAGCCGGTTAAACAAAAAGTTGATGCACTTAAACCCGGCTCAAAGGCAAAGCGTAGGTGGCTTATGGAGCAGGTTAATATTGAACATCAGCTTGAGAATCTAATGACTTATCCTTTTGTGGAAGAGCGTTTTGATAGAGGAGAGCTTAATATTTATGGGTGGTATTATATTATTGAAACAGGAGAGATTCTTAATTATAATATGATACAACGCGAATTTAAGCCAATTAATAAAATTAAATCATAA